One segment of Thermoproteales archaeon DNA contains the following:
- a CDS encoding nucleotidyltransferase domain-containing protein — protein MQKKLSSGLRRKLLKSRARKIREGDKLLREYVEKISRKYPKSTIILFGSRARRDYLPYSDYDLVVVLQEVDDKISTIEEFRKLKPRGLPLDLLVIRVDELSDPLILKMFRKCKILYNGLKINSEILNRQV, from the coding sequence ATGCAAAAGAAATTATCAAGTGGGTTAAGGAGGAAGCTGTTAAAATCCAGGGCTAGGAAGATTAGGGAAGGCGACAAGTTGCTACGTGAATACGTTGAAAAAATATCTAGGAAGTATCCTAAATCTACAATAATCTTATTCGGCTCAAGGGCACGACGAGATTATCTCCCTTATAGCGACTATGATTTGGTAGTAGTTCTTCAAGAAGTAGATGATAAAATTTCAACAATAGAAGAATTTAGGAAGTTAAAACCTAGGGGGTTACCTTTAGATCTACTCGTAATTCGGGTAGATGAGCTATCAGACCCTCTCATATTAAAAATGTTTAGAAAATGTAAGATATTATATAATGGTCTTAAAATAAATTCCGAGATTTTAAATCGGCAGGTTTAA
- a CDS encoding DUF5518 domain-containing protein: MEKKGSFVLGVFIGFAVQVVIGFFGVTAWISDFIGGLAAGYIAGTDYFKGAFAGFLAGILGGLILAVIFSVAGVLIGRFLSPIMPLLGPISSLIGVGLGLLAILLGLKGALVGAIGGFIGSFIASKI, encoded by the coding sequence ATGGAAAAGAAGGGGAGTTTTGTTTTAGGAGTTTTTATTGGTTTTGCAGTTCAGGTAGTTATTGGATTTTTCGGAGTTACAGCTTGGATAAGCGATTTTATAGGGGGATTGGCGGCTGGCTATATTGCTGGAACAGACTATTTTAAGGGAGCGTTTGCTGGCTTTCTAGCTGGTATTCTTGGAGGCTTAATACTGGCCGTAATTTTCAGTGTTGCTGGAGTACTTATAGGACGTTTCTTGTCTCCTATAATGCCATTATTAGGGCCTATTTCCTCTCTCATAGGTGTAGGGCTTGGACTGCTTGCAATATTGCTAGGGCTTAAAGGAGCGCTGGTTGGTGCTATTGGAGGTTTTATAGGTTCGTTTATTGCTTCAAAAATTTAA
- a CDS encoding DUF86 domain-containing protein yields the protein MPIDIDVIENRISDIKKTIQELHRLTTKQYEKLSMDEKYSIRYNVIVLVEALVALCSHISIEDLDKTPQSYKESVRIVAEHFSLPCTEDLEALVGLRNLLIHRYHVILDRKIYFFIKEDFECLYKLIEEVEKKYL from the coding sequence ATGCCAATAGATATAGATGTGATTGAAAATAGGATCTCCGACATTAAAAAGACAATTCAAGAACTTCATAGATTAACCACTAAACAATACGAAAAGCTTAGCATGGATGAGAAATATTCAATAAGATATAATGTAATAGTGCTTGTAGAAGCGCTCGTAGCCCTTTGCAGTCATATATCCATAGAAGATCTAGATAAAACTCCACAATCTTATAAAGAAAGCGTGAGAATTGTCGCTGAGCACTTCAGTCTCCCCTGCACAGAAGATTTAGAAGCGCTTGTTGGTTTAAGAAATCTTCTGATACATAGGTATCATGTAATTTTGGATAGGAAAATATACTTTTTCATAAAAGAAGATTTTGAATGTTTATATAAGCTGATTGAGGAGGTGGAGAAAAAATATCTATGA
- a CDS encoding type II toxin-antitoxin system VapC family toxin produces MKSCHGLEKIDSVESERNVVLDANVIAKWILPGEPWEDQALKLREKLVNGEIEVHEPVLLVYELASLLVRAIRMGRIKSEDGKLAMKLLNKLGIELYEINLSEGANLIELAENLNITTYDATYISLAKKLKALLISADNEIYTKAKNFVKIKHLKEI; encoded by the coding sequence ATGAAATCGTGTCATGGATTAGAGAAGATAGACAGCGTTGAATCAGAAAGGAATGTAGTTTTAGATGCGAATGTAATAGCTAAATGGATCCTGCCGGGCGAACCCTGGGAAGATCAGGCATTAAAACTTAGGGAAAAACTTGTTAATGGGGAAATAGAGGTACATGAACCCGTACTATTAGTCTATGAGCTTGCAAGTCTTCTTGTTAGAGCTATAAGGATGGGAAGAATTAAATCAGAAGATGGAAAGTTAGCAATGAAATTACTAAATAAACTGGGGATAGAATTATATGAAATAAACTTGAGCGAAGGAGCGAATCTCATAGAATTAGCTGAAAATCTCAATATAACAACTTATGATGCTACATATATATCGCTAGCTAAAAAACTTAAAGCTCTCTTAATATCAGCTGATAACGAGATATATACGAAAGCAAAAAATTTTGTAAAAATTAAACATCTAAAAGAAATTTAG